A DNA window from Haloactinospora alba contains the following coding sequences:
- a CDS encoding TetR/AcrR family transcriptional regulator has product MGAVSEQKGRSRRKRMTGRQRREQLLDIGRELFAQRGFDGTSIEEIAARAGVSKPVVYEHFGGKDGIYAVVVDREMRTLLSMVVESLTGDHARAKLEGAAMALLAYVDECSDGFRILARDSHAASGTGSFASLISDIATQVEHVLVEEFNERGYDPKLAPMYAQSLVGMVALTGQWWLEVRKPKREVVAAHLVNLSWNGLSSLEAKPQLETLSNRAG; this is encoded by the coding sequence ATGGGAGCCGTGAGCGAACAGAAGGGCCGGTCGCGCCGCAAGCGCATGACCGGCAGACAACGCCGGGAGCAACTGCTCGACATCGGCCGGGAGCTGTTCGCGCAGCGCGGCTTCGACGGCACGTCGATCGAGGAGATCGCCGCGCGTGCGGGCGTCTCCAAACCCGTGGTCTACGAGCACTTCGGCGGCAAGGACGGTATCTACGCCGTGGTCGTGGACCGCGAGATGCGCACGCTGCTCAGCATGGTCGTCGAGTCGCTGACCGGCGACCATGCCCGCGCCAAGCTCGAGGGTGCCGCGATGGCGCTGCTGGCCTACGTGGACGAGTGCAGCGACGGGTTCCGGATCCTGGCCCGGGACTCGCACGCCGCCTCCGGCACGGGGAGTTTCGCGAGCCTGATCAGCGACATCGCCACCCAGGTGGAACACGTTCTGGTCGAGGAGTTCAACGAGCGCGGCTACGACCCGAAGCTGGCGCCGATGTACGCGCAGTCCCTGGTCGGTATGGTGGCGCTGACCGGCCAGTGGTGGCTGGAGGTGCGCAAACCCAAGCGCGAGGTCGTGGCGGCGCACCTGGTGAACCTCTCCTGGAACGGCCTGTCCAGCCTGGAGGCCAAGCCCCAGCTGGAGACCCTGAGCAACCGGGCGGGGTGA
- a CDS encoding TatD family hydrolase has product MGKRSGQAVRNRNASAPPPAPESLGAAVPDSHTHMDMQDPPVERIIADAADVGVRPLVQVGCDVAGARWAVDTARHHPGDVWAAVALHPNEAPRIVYGDGAPGVEVDETDWAGKLRPAGGTAGLDEAVAEIDQLAAAEEVRAVGETGLDYFRTGEEGVQAQQESFRRHVELAKRHDKALMIHDRQAHDDVLRVLDEEGAPERVIFHCFSGDADLAEVCAHNGYFMSFAGNVTFASATELREAVAAAPAELLLVETDAPFLTPRPYRGRPNAPYLVPHTLRAVAEAKDLAEDKLAELVADNARRAFGLA; this is encoded by the coding sequence ATGGGTAAACGCAGTGGTCAGGCCGTGCGCAACCGGAACGCGTCGGCGCCGCCCCCCGCGCCCGAATCGTTGGGGGCAGCCGTTCCGGACAGCCACACCCACATGGACATGCAGGACCCGCCGGTGGAGCGGATCATCGCCGACGCGGCCGACGTGGGGGTGCGCCCGCTGGTCCAGGTCGGGTGCGACGTGGCGGGGGCGCGTTGGGCGGTGGACACCGCCCGCCACCACCCCGGCGACGTGTGGGCGGCCGTGGCGCTGCACCCCAACGAGGCGCCGCGGATCGTGTACGGCGACGGCGCCCCCGGCGTCGAGGTGGACGAGACCGACTGGGCCGGCAAGCTCCGCCCGGCGGGCGGCACGGCCGGACTGGACGAGGCCGTGGCCGAGATCGACCAGCTGGCCGCGGCGGAGGAGGTCCGCGCCGTCGGTGAGACCGGCCTGGACTACTTCCGCACCGGCGAGGAGGGGGTGCAGGCGCAGCAGGAGTCGTTCCGCCGCCACGTCGAGCTCGCCAAGCGGCACGACAAGGCGCTGATGATCCACGACCGCCAGGCCCACGACGACGTGCTGCGCGTCCTCGACGAGGAGGGCGCCCCGGAGCGGGTGATCTTCCACTGTTTCTCCGGCGACGCCGACCTCGCCGAGGTGTGCGCCCACAACGGCTACTTCATGAGTTTCGCGGGCAACGTCACCTTCGCCAGCGCGACCGAGCTGCGGGAGGCCGTCGCCGCGGCCCCGGCGGAGCTGCTGCTGGTGGAGACGGACGCGCCGTTCCTCACCCCCCGCCCCTACCGGGGGAGGCCCAACGCCCCCTATCTGGTTCCGCACACGCTGCGGGCCGTGGCCGAGGCGAAGGACCTGGCCGAGGACAAGCTGGCTGAGCTGGTGGCGGACAACGCGCGCCGCGCCTTCGGCCTCGCCTGA
- a CDS encoding ABC-F family ATP-binding cassette domain-containing protein, with product MNLVNLQDVTVAYGHLVPLNAVSLGVEDTDRIGIVGRNGGGKSTLVAAVAGLLQPDSGRVIHSRGLRVGYLYQSDSYPEGTVGEYVLGGMAEHEWAGNARTRDVLRGLLSGWDLDTPMSALSGGERRRTTLARLLIESHDLIALDEPTNHLDIEGIAWLANHLRQRKEALLVVTHDRWFLDSATNRTWEVVDGRVEQYEGGYAAYVLAKAERERLAAAAEERRQNLMRKELAWLRRGAPARTSKPKFRVEAANALIANEPPPRDTVELVRFATSRLGKTVIDVEDLVLTGGEERLLDRVTWQLGPGDRVGLVGVNGSGKTTLLRALAKERDPDDGTVRHGKTVNLAHLSQTLEELDPQRRPLEAVEEVRQYVTIGKKEYSASHMLERFGFRGERQWTPIGDLSGGERRRLQLLRLLMNEPNVLLLDEPTNDLDIETLTELEDLLDSWPGSLVLVSHDRYFLERITDHVLALMGDGKLSLLPGGVDEYLSLRDAAGDRGAVPSQDREASEQSSGGQPAASAGISAAEERAIGKEIQRIERRMERIGTRESELHEQMAQAAEDYTRLAELDSELKGLQAQKRELEESWLAEVEKLEG from the coding sequence ATGAACCTCGTCAATCTGCAGGACGTCACTGTCGCCTACGGCCACCTCGTGCCGCTGAACGCCGTATCGCTCGGTGTGGAGGACACCGACCGGATCGGGATCGTCGGCCGCAACGGGGGTGGCAAGTCCACACTGGTCGCGGCCGTCGCGGGTCTGCTCCAGCCCGACTCGGGGCGGGTGATCCACAGCCGCGGGTTGCGTGTCGGCTACCTCTACCAGAGCGACAGCTACCCCGAGGGGACCGTCGGAGAGTACGTGCTCGGCGGTATGGCCGAGCACGAGTGGGCCGGCAACGCCCGCACACGCGACGTGCTGCGCGGCCTGCTCAGCGGCTGGGACCTCGACACCCCCATGTCGGCCCTGTCCGGTGGGGAGCGGCGCCGCACCACCCTGGCCCGGCTGCTGATCGAGAGCCACGACCTGATCGCGCTGGACGAGCCCACCAACCACCTGGACATCGAGGGCATCGCCTGGCTCGCCAACCACCTGCGGCAGCGCAAGGAAGCCCTGCTCGTCGTCACCCACGACCGCTGGTTCCTGGACAGCGCCACCAACCGCACCTGGGAGGTCGTCGACGGCCGGGTGGAGCAGTACGAGGGGGGATACGCCGCCTACGTGCTGGCCAAGGCGGAGCGCGAACGGCTCGCCGCGGCCGCGGAGGAGCGCCGGCAGAACCTGATGCGCAAGGAGCTCGCCTGGTTGCGGCGCGGCGCCCCCGCCCGCACGTCCAAACCCAAGTTCCGGGTGGAGGCGGCCAACGCCCTGATCGCCAACGAGCCCCCGCCCCGGGACACCGTGGAGCTGGTGCGGTTCGCCACCTCCCGGCTCGGCAAGACCGTCATCGACGTCGAGGACCTCGTCCTGACGGGGGGTGAGGAGCGCCTGCTCGACCGGGTCACCTGGCAGCTCGGCCCCGGGGACCGGGTCGGCCTGGTCGGGGTGAACGGCTCCGGGAAGACGACCCTGCTGCGTGCCCTCGCCAAGGAGCGCGACCCCGACGACGGGACGGTGCGGCACGGTAAGACCGTGAACCTGGCGCACCTGTCGCAGACCCTGGAGGAGCTGGACCCGCAGCGCCGCCCGCTGGAGGCGGTCGAGGAGGTGCGCCAGTACGTCACCATCGGCAAGAAGGAGTACTCCGCCAGCCACATGCTGGAGCGGTTCGGGTTCCGCGGCGAACGCCAGTGGACGCCGATCGGTGACCTCTCCGGCGGGGAGCGGCGCCGCCTGCAACTCCTGCGGCTGCTGATGAACGAACCCAACGTGCTGCTGCTGGACGAGCCCACCAACGACCTGGACATCGAGACGCTCACCGAGCTGGAGGACCTGCTGGACAGCTGGCCGGGGTCGTTGGTCCTGGTCAGCCACGACCGCTACTTCCTCGAGCGCATCACCGACCACGTCCTCGCGCTGATGGGCGACGGCAAGCTCTCGCTCCTGCCCGGCGGGGTGGACGAGTACCTGTCGCTGCGCGACGCCGCCGGCGACCGGGGGGCGGTCCCCAGCCAGGACCGGGAGGCCTCCGAACAGTCGTCCGGCGGGCAGCCCGCCGCCTCGGCCGGGATCTCGGCCGCGGAGGAACGCGCGATCGGCAAGGAGATCCAGCGGATCGAGCGGCGGATGGAGCGCATCGGCACCCGCGAGTCCGAGCTGCACGAGCAGATGGCGCAGGCCGCCGAGGACTACACGCGTCTGGCGGAGCTGGACTCCGAGCTCAAGGGGCTGCAGGCCCAGAAGCGTGAGCTGGAGGAGTCCTGGCTCGCCGAGGTGGAGAAGCTGGAGGGGTAG
- a CDS encoding MarR family winged helix-turn-helix transcriptional regulator produces MHDEVDGLVTAWRAERPDLDVEPLQVLSRVSRLARHLDRARRAVFTKHNLEPWEFDVLAELRRAGPPYELTPGRLLRATLVTSGTMTNRIDRLAETGLVGRHPDPADKRGVLVRLSEEGRERVDAALSDLLRYEESILRTLPREQRTQLAGLLRSLLSPLDDGPEGA; encoded by the coding sequence ATGCACGATGAGGTTGACGGGCTGGTCACGGCGTGGCGCGCGGAGCGTCCCGATCTCGATGTGGAACCGCTGCAGGTGCTCAGCCGGGTGTCCCGCCTGGCACGGCACCTGGACCGCGCCCGGCGCGCGGTGTTCACCAAGCACAACCTCGAACCGTGGGAGTTCGACGTTCTCGCCGAGCTGCGCCGCGCGGGTCCCCCCTACGAGCTCACCCCCGGACGGTTGCTGCGCGCGACCCTGGTGACCTCGGGGACCATGACGAACCGGATCGACAGGCTGGCGGAGACGGGGCTGGTGGGACGCCACCCCGACCCGGCGGACAAACGGGGGGTGCTGGTGCGCCTCTCCGAGGAGGGCAGGGAACGCGTGGACGCGGCGCTGTCCGACCTGCTGCGCTACGAGGAGTCGATCCTGCGGACCCTGCCGCGCGAGCAGCGCACACAGCTCGCGGGACTGCTGCGCTCCCTGCTTTCCCCGCTGGACGACGGACCTGAGGGTGCCTGA
- the rsmA gene encoding 16S rRNA (adenine(1518)-N(6)/adenine(1519)-N(6))-dimethyltransferase RsmA produces the protein MNPCGTPDDTGLLLTSADVRRLAADIGLRPTKTLGQNFVVDAGTVRRIARASGVGSDDTVVEVGPGLGSLTLALLARAGHVTAIEADPDLAEALPGTVRRRAGALAGKLDVVTADALRVTRLPGPEPTAMVANLPYNVAVPVVLHLLELLPSLRHVLVMVQSEVADRLAAAPGSRTYGVPSAKAAWYAEVRRAGAVSRNVFWPVPHVDSGLVELRRRAPVATTASRAEVFAVIDAAFAQRRKTLRSALSAWAGSASAAEQALRAAGVDPGARGEALDVTAFARIAEHGPGG, from the coding sequence ATGAACCCGTGCGGAACTCCCGACGACACCGGTCTGCTGCTGACCTCCGCCGACGTGCGGCGCCTCGCCGCCGACATCGGCCTGCGCCCCACCAAGACACTGGGCCAGAACTTCGTCGTCGACGCCGGAACCGTGCGCCGTATCGCACGCGCCTCCGGAGTCGGCAGTGACGACACCGTCGTCGAGGTCGGCCCCGGTCTGGGGTCGCTGACCCTGGCGCTGCTCGCCCGCGCCGGGCACGTCACCGCGATCGAGGCCGACCCGGACCTCGCCGAGGCCCTGCCCGGCACCGTCCGCCGGCGTGCTGGCGCGCTGGCCGGGAAACTCGACGTCGTCACCGCCGACGCGCTGCGTGTCACCCGGCTCCCCGGGCCCGAACCCACCGCCATGGTGGCGAACCTGCCCTACAACGTCGCGGTCCCGGTGGTGCTGCACCTGCTGGAACTGCTCCCGTCCCTGCGCCACGTCCTCGTCATGGTGCAGTCCGAGGTGGCCGACCGGCTCGCGGCCGCCCCGGGGAGCCGCACCTACGGGGTGCCGTCGGCCAAGGCCGCCTGGTACGCCGAGGTGCGCCGCGCGGGGGCGGTCAGCCGCAACGTGTTCTGGCCCGTGCCCCACGTCGACTCCGGGCTGGTGGAGCTGCGCCGCCGCGCACCCGTGGCCACAACTGCGAGCCGCGCGGAGGTCTTCGCCGTCATCGACGCCGCCTTCGCGCAGCGCCGCAAGACCCTGCGCTCGGCCCTGTCCGCGTGGGCCGGCTCGGCCTCCGCCGCCGAACAGGCCCTGCGCGCGGCCGGTGTCGACCCGGGAGCGCGGGGGGAAGCGCTCGACGTGACGGCCTTCGCCCGCATCGCCGAGCACGGCCCCGGCGGTTAG
- a CDS encoding thiamine pyrophosphate-dependent enzyme, which yields MATATFSRYADLTALVGLMTGDEKHQAAAASTLDVLWVLYDRVLTVTPETTDHPDRDRFLLSKGHGPAGYYAVLAAKGFLTVGNLRNWTESDSPLGHHPDRTLVPGAEISSGSLGHGLGLGVGTALGLRAQARDRPRVVVLLGDGELDEGSNHEAIAFAGRAGLENLTAVVVDNSSATHGWPGGIAERFTREGWSARTVPNRDHAALYGALTAPHDGVPLAVVVTVV from the coding sequence ATGGCAACCGCGACTTTCTCCAGGTACGCCGACCTCACCGCACTCGTCGGATTGATGACCGGGGACGAGAAGCACCAGGCCGCCGCCGCGTCCACCCTCGACGTGCTGTGGGTCCTCTACGACCGTGTCCTCACCGTCACGCCCGAGACCACCGACCACCCGGATCGCGACCGGTTCCTGCTCTCCAAGGGGCACGGTCCCGCCGGTTACTACGCCGTCCTTGCCGCCAAAGGCTTCCTCACCGTCGGGAACCTCCGGAACTGGACGGAGTCCGACTCGCCGTTGGGCCACCATCCCGACCGCACCCTCGTCCCCGGAGCCGAGATCTCCAGCGGTTCGCTGGGTCACGGCCTCGGGCTCGGAGTGGGAACCGCCCTCGGGTTGCGCGCCCAGGCCCGCGACCGCCCCCGGGTCGTGGTACTCCTCGGCGACGGTGAACTCGACGAGGGAAGCAACCATGAGGCCATCGCCTTCGCCGGCCGGGCGGGGCTGGAGAACCTCACCGCCGTCGTCGTCGACAACAGTTCGGCCACCCACGGCTGGCCCGGCGGTATCGCGGAGCGCTTCACCCGGGAGGGGTGGTCGGCGCGCACCGTCCCCAACCGCGACCACGCCGCTCTGTACGGCGCGCTCACCGCCCCGCACGACGGGGTCCCCCTCGCCGTCGTCGTCACTGTCGTCTGA
- a CDS encoding serine/threonine-protein kinase: MPSDGLPKDLEPLAAGDPATIGPYVLAGQLGNGGMGTVYLGRTAEKGTHVAIKVIRPELAFDEATRARFHDEMENARRVASFCTAKVLDYGTFEGRPYMVTEYISGTALAEHVAEHGSLDSSTLHGFALGVAAALSAIHRAGLVHRDLKPANVLLSLSGPRVIDFGIARAMNTVTNHTQTGIVMGSPGWMAPEQLLEEKVTTAADVFAWGCLVAFAGNGVHPFGNGDAMTLGKRMLFAEPQIGNLDAPLDRLVTQALAKKPEHRPKAQDLLLELTGGEDEANNNGGDQISHALHQSWHPNLPPVPPPPQPGPPGPPPTPAGMPHPPPSPAGQGPPLPQYPAQQPPVPGPQPPAQPAPHPNQHAAPPPAHQTGQFNAPPVHQSGPIPQVGPDPHEQAAQQQRPQPYVPPAPPPPQRPLHPAKRRLTWIVVTAGVAIVLVGLLVTALTLFGSNGLGLPLNNDQAPQDTADQDDAGDADADGDDSSGDGSGGSASGENASPVEFDAREYSCVPSVDGRSRPEGGMYCVFSLEVRNVSSEPVTLESDWQRIEGGPSGSYTALEPSVTESEAPLWQQLSPRERAEGDLVFLVEENADLESGELLLSGAEDAEPVSVDISDIPQAS, translated from the coding sequence TTGCCGTCGGACGGGCTCCCGAAGGACTTGGAACCGTTGGCAGCCGGAGATCCGGCCACCATCGGTCCCTATGTGCTGGCCGGGCAACTGGGCAACGGAGGAATGGGGACGGTCTATCTCGGCCGTACCGCCGAGAAAGGCACGCATGTCGCCATCAAGGTGATTCGACCGGAACTCGCGTTCGACGAGGCCACCCGTGCCCGCTTCCATGACGAGATGGAGAACGCGCGCCGTGTCGCCTCGTTCTGCACGGCCAAGGTGCTGGACTACGGCACGTTCGAGGGGCGCCCCTACATGGTCACCGAGTACATCTCGGGTACCGCCCTGGCCGAGCACGTCGCGGAGCACGGTTCGCTCGACTCGAGCACGCTGCACGGGTTCGCGCTGGGGGTCGCCGCGGCGCTCTCGGCGATCCACCGGGCCGGGCTGGTGCACCGCGACCTGAAGCCCGCCAACGTGCTGCTGTCCCTCTCCGGGCCGCGGGTGATCGACTTCGGGATCGCCCGGGCCATGAACACGGTGACGAACCACACCCAGACCGGCATCGTCATGGGCAGCCCCGGCTGGATGGCGCCGGAGCAACTGCTGGAGGAGAAGGTCACCACCGCCGCGGACGTCTTCGCGTGGGGGTGCCTGGTGGCGTTCGCGGGCAACGGGGTCCACCCGTTCGGGAACGGCGACGCGATGACGCTGGGCAAACGCATGCTGTTCGCCGAGCCCCAGATCGGCAACCTCGACGCCCCGCTGGACCGGCTGGTCACCCAGGCGCTGGCGAAGAAGCCCGAGCACCGCCCCAAAGCCCAGGACCTGCTCCTGGAGCTCACCGGTGGCGAGGACGAGGCCAACAACAACGGCGGCGACCAGATCAGCCACGCGTTGCACCAGTCCTGGCACCCCAACCTCCCGCCGGTCCCGCCGCCACCGCAGCCCGGCCCGCCCGGGCCCCCGCCGACGCCCGCGGGCATGCCGCACCCGCCACCATCCCCGGCGGGACAGGGCCCTCCCCTGCCGCAGTACCCGGCCCAACAACCTCCGGTACCGGGGCCGCAACCACCCGCGCAGCCGGCCCCGCACCCCAACCAGCACGCAGCGCCTCCCCCGGCCCACCAGACGGGCCAGTTCAACGCGCCTCCCGTGCACCAGTCCGGACCGATCCCCCAGGTGGGACCCGACCCGCACGAGCAGGCCGCGCAGCAGCAGCGGCCCCAGCCCTACGTCCCGCCGGCGCCCCCACCACCGCAGCGCCCGTTACATCCCGCGAAGCGGCGATTGACATGGATTGTGGTGACGGCCGGCGTCGCCATCGTCCTCGTGGGCCTGCTGGTCACCGCGCTGACCCTGTTCGGGTCCAACGGGCTGGGGTTGCCCCTGAACAACGACCAGGCCCCGCAGGACACCGCGGACCAGGACGACGCCGGGGACGCCGACGCGGACGGCGACGACTCCTCCGGGGACGGTTCCGGTGGCAGCGCTTCCGGGGAGAACGCCTCCCCGGTGGAGTTCGACGCTCGGGAGTACTCCTGTGTCCCCTCGGTGGACGGACGCTCCCGCCCAGAGGGAGGGATGTACTGCGTGTTCTCGCTGGAGGTGCGCAACGTCTCCTCCGAGCCCGTCACGCTGGAGAGCGACTGGCAGCGGATCGAGGGGGGTCCGTCGGGGTCCTACACGGCTCTCGAACCGTCGGTGACCGAGTCCGAGGCGCCGCTGTGGCAACAGTTGTCCCCCCGGGAGCGGGCCGAGGGCGACCTGGTCTTCCTCGTGGAGGAGAACGCCGACCTGGAGTCGGGAGAGCTCCTCCTGTCCGGCGCCGAGGACGCGGAACCCGTCTCGGTCGACATCAGCGACATCCCGCAGGCGAGCTGA
- a CDS encoding 4-(cytidine 5'-diphospho)-2-C-methyl-D-erythritol kinase — MNTPNTVTVRVPAKVNLQLAVGPARDDGYHDLVNVFHAVSLFDEVTVTAAGPHATPDAPQLSAEAQTGPRAGVPLDGTNLASRAARLAAGACDRPCPGRIHLRKNIPVAGGMAGGSADAAAVLVACNTLWNAGLSEGELGSLAAELGSDVAFPLLGGTAVGTGRGEQLTPLDSPGRYHWVFALSETGLSTGAVFGEYDRLRPDAPAPRRDPELTRALAAADAAALGAALSNDLQRAALSLRPDLEGVLRAGRAAGASGALVSGSGPTCAFLAGDEGTARALAAELERSGACQHTVVAHGHVAGATVVG, encoded by the coding sequence GTGAACACTCCGAACACCGTGACCGTACGGGTACCCGCGAAGGTGAACCTCCAGCTAGCGGTGGGGCCAGCGCGCGACGATGGATACCACGATCTGGTCAATGTCTTTCACGCTGTTTCGCTGTTCGACGAGGTTACCGTCACAGCGGCAGGGCCGCATGCCACCCCCGACGCGCCACAGCTCAGCGCGGAGGCGCAAACGGGACCGCGGGCGGGGGTCCCCCTCGACGGAACCAACCTCGCCAGCCGGGCCGCCCGGTTGGCCGCGGGCGCGTGCGACCGCCCCTGCCCGGGGAGAATCCACCTGCGCAAGAACATACCGGTCGCCGGCGGCATGGCGGGAGGAAGCGCCGACGCCGCCGCTGTTCTTGTGGCATGCAACACACTGTGGAACGCGGGGTTGTCGGAGGGGGAACTCGGCTCCCTCGCGGCGGAACTGGGCAGTGACGTCGCCTTCCCGTTGCTGGGCGGCACCGCCGTGGGGACCGGTCGTGGTGAGCAGCTCACCCCTCTGGACAGTCCGGGCCGGTACCACTGGGTGTTCGCGCTGTCGGAGACCGGCCTGTCCACCGGTGCCGTGTTCGGGGAGTACGACCGGCTGCGGCCGGACGCGCCCGCGCCGCGCCGCGACCCGGAACTGACCCGGGCACTCGCCGCGGCCGACGCTGCGGCGCTCGGCGCGGCGCTGAGCAACGACCTGCAGCGCGCGGCACTGTCGCTGCGTCCGGACCTGGAGGGCGTGCTGCGGGCCGGGCGCGCTGCGGGCGCGTCGGGGGCGCTCGTCTCCGGCTCGGGGCCGACGTGCGCCTTCCTCGCGGGAGACGAGGGGACGGCCCGCGCCCTCGCCGCCGAGCTGGAGCGTTCCGGCGCCTGCCAGCACACCGTTGTCGCCCACGGCCACGTGGCCGGAGCGACGGTCGTCGGCTAG
- a CDS encoding CaiB/BaiF CoA transferase family protein — MGPLAGVRVVEFGGIGPGPMAAMLLADLGASVIRVDRPEAAEAARHGQGPHMSAGRPIMGLDLKSEEDLATARRVVAAADVLLEGFRPGVMERRGLGPEVCHADNPGLVYARMTGWGQDGPLAHTAGHDMNYIALNGVLHTIGRQGEAPVPPVNLLGDFGGGSMFAVTGILSALVERATSGRGQVVDAAMVDGSALLTAMIHEDRRRGAWSDERGTNYLDTGAPWYDVYECADGRHVAVGCIEPQFYAAFLEGIGLDQADLPDQWDRERWPELRERFAAVLRTRTRDEWAELLGGTEACVQPVLSAPEAARHPHVAARGSLAGDGDGLYPGPAPRFDRTPGAATRDPEFPTPTLEDTLAQWGVDT, encoded by the coding sequence ATGGGTCCGCTTGCGGGTGTTCGTGTCGTGGAGTTCGGCGGGATCGGTCCCGGGCCGATGGCGGCCATGCTGCTGGCCGACCTCGGCGCCAGTGTCATCCGGGTGGACCGCCCCGAGGCGGCCGAGGCGGCCCGGCACGGCCAGGGGCCGCACATGAGCGCCGGGCGGCCCATCATGGGGCTCGACCTCAAGAGCGAGGAGGACCTCGCCACCGCCCGGAGAGTGGTCGCGGCGGCGGACGTGCTGCTGGAGGGGTTCCGCCCCGGCGTCATGGAACGGCGCGGGCTGGGCCCCGAGGTGTGCCACGCGGACAACCCGGGCCTGGTGTACGCGCGGATGACGGGCTGGGGCCAGGACGGCCCGCTCGCGCACACCGCCGGGCACGACATGAACTACATCGCCCTGAACGGTGTGCTGCACACCATCGGACGCCAGGGGGAGGCACCGGTGCCGCCGGTGAACCTGCTCGGCGACTTCGGCGGCGGCAGCATGTTCGCGGTCACCGGCATTCTCAGTGCCCTGGTGGAGCGCGCCACCTCCGGCCGGGGACAGGTGGTGGACGCCGCGATGGTGGACGGCAGCGCCCTCCTCACCGCCATGATCCACGAGGACCGCCGGCGGGGCGCGTGGAGCGACGAACGCGGCACCAACTATCTGGACACCGGCGCCCCCTGGTACGACGTCTACGAGTGCGCCGACGGCCGCCACGTCGCGGTGGGCTGCATCGAGCCGCAGTTCTACGCGGCGTTCCTGGAGGGGATCGGCCTGGACCAGGCCGACCTCCCCGACCAGTGGGACCGGGAGCGGTGGCCGGAGCTGCGGGAGCGGTTCGCCGCGGTGCTGCGGACCAGGACCCGCGACGAGTGGGCCGAGCTCCTCGGCGGCACGGAGGCGTGCGTACAGCCGGTGCTCTCCGCACCGGAGGCGGCCCGGCACCCGCACGTCGCCGCCCGCGGTTCCCTCGCGGGAGACGGGGACGGCCTCTATCCCGGCCCCGCGCCGCGGTTCGACCGCACCCCGGGAGCGGCCACCCGCGACCCGGAGTTTCCCACCCCCACGCTCGAGGACACCCTCGCCCAGTGGGGTGTGGACACCTGA
- a CDS encoding transketolase family protein, whose product MRETFVRVVSSALDTDPGLALLLADISADRFAEVSARHPDRVVNLGSREQLLIGAAGGLALTGMRPVAHTFGSFLVERPFEQLKLDLGHQGTGAVLASTGGSYETPGYGRTHMAPGDVALLDTLPGWTVHVPGHADEAARLLEGALPGDDRVYLRLSERGNTQPHAVGRGLVPVREGSARSRGVVLAVGPMLERVLAATRDLDVTVAYTATVRPFDREGLRRLTAAAGQADILLVEPYLAGTSAHEVAAALHDRRHRQLSLGVSRNAEVRGYGTQADHDRAHGLDTAGVAAAAREFFLV is encoded by the coding sequence ATGCGTGAGACGTTCGTGCGCGTCGTCAGCTCCGCACTGGACACCGATCCCGGACTCGCCCTGCTACTGGCCGACATCTCCGCGGACCGGTTCGCGGAGGTGTCGGCGCGCCATCCCGACCGGGTCGTCAACCTCGGTAGCCGGGAGCAGCTACTGATCGGCGCGGCCGGGGGGCTGGCCCTCACCGGTATGCGCCCCGTCGCCCACACGTTCGGGTCCTTCCTGGTGGAACGCCCGTTCGAACAGCTCAAACTCGACCTGGGGCACCAGGGGACGGGCGCTGTCCTGGCCAGCACCGGCGGTTCCTACGAGACACCGGGCTACGGCCGTACCCACATGGCTCCCGGTGACGTCGCGCTGCTCGACACCCTCCCTGGGTGGACGGTGCATGTCCCCGGACACGCGGACGAGGCCGCCCGGCTGCTGGAGGGCGCCCTGCCCGGTGACGACCGGGTGTACCTGCGGCTCAGCGAACGCGGGAACACACAACCGCACGCCGTCGGGCGGGGACTGGTCCCGGTGCGGGAGGGGTCCGCCCGCTCGCGCGGCGTCGTCCTCGCGGTGGGCCCCATGCTGGAACGGGTGCTGGCCGCGACCCGGGACCTCGACGTCACCGTCGCCTACACCGCGACGGTCCGACCCTTCGACCGGGAAGGGCTGAGACGGCTCACCGCCGCGGCGGGACAGGCCGACATCCTGCTCGTCGAGCCCTACCTCGCGGGAACGTCGGCGCACGAGGTCGCCGCCGCGCTGCACGACCGCAGGCACCGGCAGCTCTCGTTGGGCGTGTCCCGGAACGCGGAGGTGCGCGGGTACGGAACCCAGGCCGACCACGACCGCGCCCACGGTCTGGACACCGCCGGCGTCGCCGCGGCCGCGCGTGAGTTCTTCCTCGTCTGA